In a single window of the Acyrthosiphon pisum isolate AL4f chromosome X, pea_aphid_22Mar2018_4r6ur, whole genome shotgun sequence genome:
- the LOC100570898 gene encoding translocator protein, with product MGKITIPWIPIIFTVTPIIGGLIGGIFVRKNIRWYETLNLPYWRPPSYLFAPVWTTLYLAMGYASYLIYRSAGGFSGEAKIPLALYASQLVLNWDWPPLFFGLHKLKWGLVEICVLWINIASCIVTFYKINKVASYLMIPYLGWVSYATALTYYIYKNNPEISDKS from the exons ATGGGCAAAATAACCATACCTTGGATTCCTATAATATTCACAGTAACACCTATTATAGGTGGTTTAATTGGAGGTATTTTTGTTCGCAAAAACATCAGATGGTACGAg acattgAATCTACCATACTGGAGGCCTCCAAGTTATTTATTTGCTCCGGTTTGGACTACTTTGTATTTAGCAATGGGATATGCCTCATACTTGATATACCGTAGTGCAGGTGGATTTTCTG ggGAAGCAAAAATTCCTCTGGCATTGTACGCATCACAATTGGTTTTGAATTGGGATTGGCCACCTTTATTCTTTGGGCTTCATAAGTTAAAATGG ggtTTAGTTGAAATTTGTGTTTTGTGGATAAACATAGCTAGTTGTATTGtaacgttttataaaataaacaaagtggCTAGTTATTTAATGATTCCATACTTAGGTTGGGTGTCGTATGCAACAGCATtgacatattacatatataaaaataaccctGAAATATCAGACAAAAGTTAA